The genomic interval TCCCAAATGCAAAAAGCCAAAAACATAGTTTTGCTTAAACTGTAACTTTGATGTACGTAAATCACATGAAAGGTAAATACATATATTACCCGCTGAAGTGAATATGAAGAGAATAAGTGAAATTATGAGCAATGTATGGAGAGGTTATAAAAGCAGCCGCTTCTGACCatgacccccctgcagtacctttGCGTACCCCTTAGGGCTCCCGACCCCCATGGACACCACTGATATAATGCATGTTTGTGTTATTCTCTGAGCACTCTGTCACATTCAGTTGAAGGAGGCTGGTTTGCACACTGTCAATattctcaacaacaacaaaaaacttagCTTATTGGCaatgtgcagacctacctccttcaactgtttgacactcttgtctggcacctgcaaaaagttttttttggatgtgcacaccctaccAAAAAACACTCTGTCACACTCAGCATGTACAAAGTGATGggtaacctggattcattagtctATCCATTCATGAGATCCAGTCACTTACAAACTTTAGGCagtagggcaacttactttttaacttttagcgagcttgcaatgttttacagtgtataggtATACAGTACATCCTAAGGAGGCTCTTTTTTACGACCGGGTGGCACTTGCCTCTGCTTTGGATGAAACTGTGGCTTGGCCTTCTGTGCTTTCCACTGACAGAGTAGGATCATCTTGAAAGTGTCACGAAAGTTTTTGTTGCAGAGGGCATAGCACATGGGATTGATGGTGCTGTTCACGTAACACAACCAGTAGCCCAGAGCCCACAGCGTCTCAGGAATGCAATCAGTGCAGAACGTGTTCACCAGCACCATTATGTTATACGGCGTCCATGTCATCATGAAAGCCAGCAAAATTGCACTCAGGGTTTGAGCTGCTTTCTTCTCTTTCACGACCGACTGACTCTTGCGCTTGCTGAGGGACATCTTGGCTTTGTGGGCAAAGCGCTTAGCcatggcagcatgaattttgcTAGGCTGCTGTTCTGTAGTGTTCTCGCCATCTGACTGCGataggttaacaatgttattaCCGCCATTTTCATCAAAACTGTTGTTCTCTGGCCCATCAGCGCTGCTGTTTGTCTTAGTGGTTTCGTTAGGCTTTGAAGGCTTTGAGGCTTTGCTTTGGTTTCCGGACCCCTTTAGACCAGCAAGGTCTTTGGAACGATTCTCTGTTTCCTGGAAGATCTTCCAGAAGAGAAATGCCATGATGGTGACGGGCAGGTAGAACGCCGCGATAGCTGTGCAGAAGGTAATGATGGGCTCAGTCAGGAACTGGATGTAGCACTCGCCAGGTGGCACGGTGCGCTCCCCGACGATGAACTGCCAGAAGAGGATGGCAGGGGCCCAGAGCACAAAGGAGATGCTCCAAGCTGAGCAAATCATGGTCACGGCGCGCTTGGTGGTTCTTTTAGCTCTGTACGTCAAGGGTTGAGTGACGGAGAAATATCTGTCAAAACTGATGACGAGAAGATTCATGACTGAAGCATTACTGGCCACATAGTCAATAGCCAGCCATAGATCACACGCCCAGTTCCCCAGAGCCCAAGTGTCCATGATGATGTAAGTGGTGTATAGGTTCATAGAAAGGGTGCCAATGGTGAGATCAGCAAAAGCCAGACTGAGCAGGTAGTAATTGTTCACCGTCTTCAGCGCTTTGTTAATTTTGAATGACACTAGCACCAAGATGTTGCCAGTGACGGTGACCAGTGACAAAGATCCCGTCAGGAACACGATGACAATGACCTGCCAGATCGCATGGCCACCCAGTGGGTCAAATGAAACCGTTGAATTGTGAAAATCAGTTTGGGGAGCCCTGCTGGGGGAAAAGG from Engraulis encrasicolus isolate BLACKSEA-1 chromosome 17, IST_EnEncr_1.0, whole genome shotgun sequence carries:
- the chrm3b gene encoding muscarinic acetylcholine receptor M3 yields the protein MKGAGFQREPEWNERDERSSNAQNETFSPSRAPQTDFHNSTVSFDPLGGHAIWQVIVIVFLTGSLSLVTVTGNILVLVSFKINKALKTVNNYYLLSLAFADLTIGTLSMNLYTTYIIMDTWALGNWACDLWLAIDYVASNASVMNLLVISFDRYFSVTQPLTYRAKRTTKRAVTMICSAWSISFVLWAPAILFWQFIVGERTVPPGECYIQFLTEPIITFCTAIAAFYLPVTIMAFLFWKIFQETENRSKDLAGLKGSGNQSKASKPSKPNETTKTNSSADGPENNSFDENGGNNIVNLSQSDGENTTEQQPSKIHAAMAKRFAHKAKMSLSKRKSQSVVKEKKAAQTLSAILLAFMMTWTPYNIMVLVNTFCTDCIPETLWALGYWLCYVNSTINPMCYALCNKNFRDTFKMILLCQWKAQKAKPQFHPKQRQVPPGRKKEPP